Within Serratia odorifera, the genomic segment CGCACGGCTGTTGATGGCAAAACGACGACCAAATATGAGCGCAGTCACCGCATCGATCTGCCGGTGACCACAACAGGGTGGCAAGTGCGTGTCCGTCGCCTGACACCAAACAGCACCAGTAACCGGGTTGCCGATAAAATGGTTGTCGAAGCCATTACGGAGACGATCGACGCCAAGTTACGTTACCCGGAAACAGCGCTGCTGTTTATCCAGTTCGATGCGAAACAGTTTCCTAATATCCCGCAAGTTTCCTGTGAGCCAAAAGGCAGAGTTATCCGCGTGCCATCGAATTACAACCCGGAGACACGGGAATATACCGGGGTGTGGGACGGGACATTTAAAACGGCATGGACGAACAATCCCGCATGGATAACGTATGACCTGATGATAAATGATCGATTCTCGATCGGAACTCGGGTTAAGGCGGAAAATCTGTCGCTGACAAAATGGGACTTGTATCAGATCGGGCAGTACTGCGATCAGTTAGTGCCTGATGGCCGGGGCGGTGATGGGAAAGAGCCACGTTTTCTTTGTGATGTTTATATCCAGTCACAAGAGGATGCCTGGAATGTATTACGTGACATTGCGTCCATTTATCGCGGCTCTACCTTTTGGGCAAATAACGGTATGAATGCCCATGCTGACATGCCCGCAGATGTTAAATACATCTTCACCCGTGCCAACGTGAAAGATGGCAAGTTTACCTATGCCAGCGCCAGCGAGAAAACGCATTACAGCACCTGTATGGTGAGCTGGAGCGACCCGGCAAACGGTTATCAAGATGCGATAGAGCCAGTAGCAGAACAATCACTGATCCGCCGCTATGGCATCAAACAGGCCGATCTGACCGCTATTGGATGTATTCGAAAGTCTGAAGGTATCCGCCGTGGGAAATGGTTGCTTCATACCAACGACAAAGATCGTCTGGTGTCATTTACCGTGGGGCTTGATGGTAAAGTGCCGCTCCCTGGTTGGATTATCGCAGTTGCGGATGAAATGCTTGCAGGGCGCTCACTCGGTGGTCGTATCAGCTCCGTAGATGGTCGCAATATCATGCTTGACCGCGTCGCCTCAGCAGCTGTTGGCGAACGTTTGATTTTGAACCTGCCGAGCGGGAAAGCGGAGGGGCGAACGATTGCGGCGGTATCGGGTAAAACCGTAACTGTTACCACTGCGTATTCTGAGACGCCAGTTGCCGAGGCTGTGTGGGCGGTTGATGCTTCTGACTTGGCGCTGCAGCAGTACCGCGTAACAGGTATTAAAGAAAGCGATGATGGAGCATCGTTCGATATTACCGCCGTAGAACATGACCCGAATAAATACGCGAAAATTGATACTGGAGCACGTATCGAAGACCCACCAATCAGTGTTATTCCGCCGGGCGTGCAACCGCCGCCAAAGAATGTTGCTATTAGCAGTTTTTTTTCGGTGGATCAGGGGATCGCCATCACCACGCTGCGTGTTGTCTGGGAGCCGGCAGAAAGTGCCATTGCCTATGAGGCGGAGTGGCGGCGTGATAATGGCAACTGGATACCGGCGGCCAGAACGTCAACGCAGGGCTTTGAGGTGCCTGGGATTTATGCCGGTCGATATCAGGCTCGTGTACGTGCCATTAACGCGGCGGAGATTTCCAGCGTATGGGCAAACGCCCCTGAAACCGTACTGAAAGGGAAGGAGGGTAAGCCGCCGAAGCCTGTCGGGTTTACTGCCTCGCCGTTGTTGTGGGGCATTCAGCTTGATTGGGGATTCCCGGCCGGCGCAGAAGACACGCTGAAAACCGAAATCCAATACGCTATATCGCAAGATGGGCAGGATGCTTTATTGCTTGCTGATGTCCCTTATCCGCAACGCAGCTACATAATGACGGGGCTAAAAGCAGGACAAGTGTTTTGGTTCCGTGCCCGTCTACAAGACAAGACAGGCAACCAGGGCGACTGGATTGAGTGGGTGCAGGGACAGGCAAATGCGAATGCCGGGGATTACCTGGAGGGGATCGGCGATGGCTTCCTGACGGATAAGGACGGCGAGCGCCTTACGGGTGACATCGATACCAACATTGAAGCCATCATTCAGAATGCGCTGGCCAACAATGCAACCGTCGATCATCAGTGGGCGCAATACGGTGAGGTGCGTGCTGATATTCTTGTCGTGAAAACCACAATCGCTCAGGTCGATAATGCACTGGCTGAAATGTCT encodes:
- a CDS encoding host specificity protein J produces the protein MHVIEGRKGGSSSPSTPTESPDSLQSTSYAKILLALGEGELGGSLDGTRIFLDGTPILSADGNENFPGVRWEFRPGTPHQDYIPGMPDVENEITVSTELTSDRDWVRSVTNTQLSAVRLRFSWAQLQQQQDNGDVVGYRIEYAIDVATDGGAYQEVLRTAVDGKTTTKYERSHRIDLPVTTTGWQVRVRRLTPNSTSNRVADKMVVEAITETIDAKLRYPETALLFIQFDAKQFPNIPQVSCEPKGRVIRVPSNYNPETREYTGVWDGTFKTAWTNNPAWITYDLMINDRFSIGTRVKAENLSLTKWDLYQIGQYCDQLVPDGRGGDGKEPRFLCDVYIQSQEDAWNVLRDIASIYRGSTFWANNGMNAHADMPADVKYIFTRANVKDGKFTYASASEKTHYSTCMVSWSDPANGYQDAIEPVAEQSLIRRYGIKQADLTAIGCIRKSEGIRRGKWLLHTNDKDRLVSFTVGLDGKVPLPGWIIAVADEMLAGRSLGGRISSVDGRNIMLDRVASAAVGERLILNLPSGKAEGRTIAAVSGKTVTVTTAYSETPVAEAVWAVDASDLALQQYRVTGIKESDDGASFDITAVEHDPNKYAKIDTGARIEDPPISVIPPGVQPPPKNVAISSFFSVDQGIAITTLRVVWEPAESAIAYEAEWRRDNGNWIPAARTSTQGFEVPGIYAGRYQARVRAINAAEISSVWANAPETVLKGKEGKPPKPVGFTASPLLWGIQLDWGFPAGAEDTLKTEIQYAISQDGQDALLLADVPYPQRSYIMTGLKAGQVFWFRARLQDKTGNQGDWIEWVQGQANANAGDYLEGIGDGFLTDKDGERLTGDIDTNIEAIIQNALANNATVDHQWAQYGEVRADILVVKTTIAQVDNALAEMSTQVQAQIGDMVAVLEDKLTATVDADGATAIHTLKAGVRVNGVFYNAGMSIAVLAEAGKPVVTRVGFNANQFVLMSGSGDHQYSPFAVIDGQVFIDSAFIKDGTIDNAKIGNYIQSNDYADNARGWRIDKSGGISINGSVSGQGRMKIDNLAIRIFDDVGTERITLGYLG